One window of the Klebsiella oxytoca genome contains the following:
- a CDS encoding NAD(P)/FAD-dependent oxidoreductase: protein MERFDAIVIGAGAAGMFCAAQAGQAGCRVLLLDNGKKPGRKILMSGGGRCNFTNMYIEPAAYLSQNPHFCKSALARYSQWDFIELVGKYSIAWHEKTLGQLFCDDSAEQIVNLLLAECEKGGVEIRLRSEIISVERDDEGYTLQLNGDTVAAKKLVVASGGLSMPGLGASPFGYKLAEQFGLKVLPTRAGLVPFTLHKPLLEQLQVLSGVSVPSTITAENGTVFRENLLFTHRGLSGPAVLQISSYWQPGEFVSINLLPDCQLDEFLNEQRAAHPNQSLKNTLAIQLPKRLVECLQLLGQIPDVTLKQLNVREQQALVETLTAWRVQPNGTEGYRTAEVTLGGVDTNELSSRTMEARKVPGLYFIGEVMDVTGWLGGYNFQWAWASAWACAQALAEQQ, encoded by the coding sequence GTGGAAAGGTTTGATGCCATCGTAATCGGCGCCGGAGCGGCGGGAATGTTTTGTGCGGCGCAGGCAGGGCAGGCAGGTTGCCGCGTTCTGCTGCTCGATAATGGCAAAAAGCCTGGACGGAAGATTCTGATGTCCGGCGGCGGCCGCTGCAACTTTACTAACATGTATATCGAACCCGCGGCATATCTCAGTCAAAACCCGCATTTTTGCAAATCTGCGCTGGCGCGCTACAGCCAGTGGGACTTTATCGAGCTGGTGGGTAAATACAGTATTGCCTGGCACGAGAAAACCCTGGGCCAGCTTTTTTGCGATGATTCAGCCGAGCAAATTGTTAACCTGCTGCTGGCCGAGTGCGAAAAAGGCGGCGTGGAAATTCGCCTGCGTAGCGAAATTATCAGCGTTGAGCGGGATGATGAGGGCTACACCCTGCAGCTTAACGGCGATACGGTCGCGGCGAAAAAGCTGGTTGTCGCTTCCGGCGGGCTCTCCATGCCAGGCCTGGGCGCTTCGCCGTTCGGCTATAAGCTTGCCGAGCAGTTTGGCCTGAAGGTGTTGCCAACCCGGGCAGGGCTCGTGCCGTTCACCTTGCATAAGCCGCTGCTTGAACAGCTACAGGTACTTTCCGGGGTATCGGTGCCATCAACCATTACGGCGGAAAACGGTACCGTCTTTCGGGAAAACCTGCTCTTTACCCATCGTGGGCTATCCGGCCCGGCGGTATTGCAAATTTCCAGCTACTGGCAGCCGGGGGAGTTCGTCAGTATTAATCTGCTACCGGATTGCCAGCTTGATGAGTTTCTCAACGAGCAGCGCGCGGCGCATCCCAACCAGAGCCTGAAAAACACCCTGGCGATACAGCTGCCGAAGCGGCTGGTCGAGTGTCTACAGCTGCTGGGGCAGATTCCGGATGTTACCCTGAAACAGCTTAACGTTCGCGAGCAGCAGGCGCTGGTTGAGACGCTGACCGCATGGCGCGTGCAGCCAAACGGAACCGAAGGCTATCGCACCGCGGAAGTGACCCTCGGCGGCGTTGATACTAATGAACTCTCCTCGCGCACCATGGAAGCCCGTAAGGTGCCGGGCCTCTATTTTATTGGCGAAGTGATGGACGTAACCGGCTGGCTGGGAGGTTATAACTTCCAGTGGGCGTGGGCGTCAGCCTGGGCGTGCGCGCAGGCTTTGGCGGAACAGCAATAA
- the dtpB gene encoding dipeptide/tripeptide permease DtpB → MNSTAPRGLLQQPRPFFMIFFVELWERFGYYGVQGILAVFFVKQLGFSQEQAFITFGAFAALVYGLISIGGYVGDHLLGTKRTLVLGAIVLAAGYFLTGLSLHKPDLIFIALGTIAVGNGLFKANPASLLAKCYPPKDARLDGAFTLFYMSINIGSLLSLSLAPVIADKFGYAVTYNLCGAGLIVALLVYFACRGMVKDIGSEPDHRPLSLRNLLYVLAGTVVMIFTCAWLMHNVKIANLVLIVLSMVVTIFFFREAFRLDKTGRNKMFVAFILMLEAVLFYILYAQMPTSLNFFAINNVHHEILGFAINPVSFQALNPFWVVVASPILAAIYTRLGNKGKDLTMPMKFTLGMFLCSLGFLTAAAAGMWFADARGLTSPWFIVLVYLFQSLGELLISALGLAMVAALVPQHLMGFILGMWFLTQAAAFLLGGYVATFTAVPENITDPLQTLPVYTNVFSKIGLVTLGVTVVMALMVPWLNRMINTKSA, encoded by the coding sequence ATGAATTCCACCGCACCGAGAGGCTTGCTGCAGCAACCTCGCCCCTTCTTCATGATCTTCTTTGTGGAACTTTGGGAACGATTTGGCTATTACGGCGTTCAGGGGATCCTGGCCGTTTTCTTTGTTAAACAGCTCGGCTTCTCTCAGGAACAGGCGTTCATTACCTTTGGCGCTTTTGCCGCGCTGGTGTATGGCCTGATCTCCATCGGCGGCTACGTCGGCGATCACCTCCTCGGCACCAAACGCACGCTGGTGCTGGGCGCGATTGTGCTGGCCGCGGGCTACTTTCTGACCGGCCTGTCGTTGCACAAACCCGATCTGATTTTTATCGCGCTGGGAACCATTGCGGTAGGGAATGGGCTGTTCAAAGCTAACCCGGCAAGCCTGCTTGCCAAGTGCTATCCGCCCAAAGACGCCCGCCTTGATGGCGCCTTCACGCTGTTTTATATGTCGATCAACATTGGTTCGCTGCTGTCGCTATCGCTGGCGCCGGTGATTGCCGATAAGTTCGGCTACGCGGTGACCTACAACCTGTGCGGGGCGGGTCTGATTGTCGCCCTGCTGGTGTACTTCGCCTGTCGTGGAATGGTGAAGGATATCGGTTCAGAACCGGACCACAGACCGCTCAGCCTGCGTAATTTGCTGTACGTGCTGGCAGGAACGGTAGTCATGATTTTTACCTGCGCCTGGCTGATGCATAACGTAAAGATCGCCAATCTGGTGCTGATTGTCCTCTCGATGGTGGTGACGATTTTCTTCTTCCGCGAGGCCTTCAGGCTGGATAAGACCGGGCGCAACAAAATGTTCGTCGCCTTTATCCTGATGCTGGAAGCGGTGCTGTTTTATATTCTGTACGCGCAGATGCCCACCTCCCTCAACTTCTTTGCTATCAATAACGTCCACCACGAAATACTCGGCTTCGCGATTAATCCGGTGAGTTTCCAGGCGCTAAACCCGTTCTGGGTGGTGGTTGCCAGCCCGATACTGGCCGCTATTTACACGCGTTTGGGCAACAAGGGCAAAGACCTGACCATGCCAATGAAGTTCACCCTCGGTATGTTCCTGTGCTCTCTGGGTTTTCTCACCGCCGCCGCCGCAGGGATGTGGTTTGCCGATGCCCGGGGCCTGACCTCGCCATGGTTTATCGTGCTCGTGTATCTGTTCCAGAGCCTGGGGGAACTGCTGATTAGCGCCCTGGGGCTGGCGATGGTCGCCGCGCTGGTACCGCAGCATCTGATGGGCTTTATTCTTGGGATGTGGTTCCTGACGCAGGCCGCCGCGTTCCTGCTGGGCGGCTACGTCGCCACCTTCACCGCCGTACCGGAGAATATTACCGACCCGCTGCAGACGCTGCCAGTCTATACCAATGTCTTCAGCAAAATCGGCCTCGTGACCCTGGGCGTGACGGTAGTCATGGCGTTAATGGTGCCATGGCTGAACCGGATGATTAATACCAAAAGCGCGTAA
- the pitA gene encoding inorganic phosphate transporter PitA — protein sequence MLHLFAGLDLHTGLLLLLALAFVLFYEAINGFHDTANAVATVIYTRAMRSQLAVAMAALFNFFGVLLGGLSVAYAIVHMLPTDLLLNMGSAHGLAMVFSMLLAAIIWNLGTWYFGLPASSSHTLIGAIIGIGLTNALMTGTSVVDALNIPKVMGIFGSLIISPIVGLVVAGGLIFILRRYWSGTKKRARIHLTPAEREKKDGKKKPPFWTRIALILSAIGVAFSHGANDGQKGIGLVMLVLIGVAPAGFVVNMNASGYEITRTRDAVNNVETFFQQHPDLLKKATGAEQLIPSPEAGAAANGEFHCHPANTINALDRVKTMLAGTESYDTLTVEQRSHLRRIMLCISDTTDKVAKLPEVSADDKRLLKKLKTDMLSTIEYAPIWIIMAVALALGIGTMIGWRRVATTIGEKIGKKGMTYAQGMSAQMTAAVSIGLASYTGMPVSTTHVLSSSVAGTMLVDGGGLQKKTVTSILMAWVLTLPAAILLSGALYWISLQII from the coding sequence ATGCTACATTTATTTGCCGGTCTTGATTTACATACCGGGCTACTATTATTGCTTGCTCTGGCTTTCGTGCTTTTTTACGAAGCGATCAATGGTTTTCATGATACCGCAAACGCTGTTGCAACCGTGATCTACACGCGCGCAATGCGGTCGCAGCTTGCTGTGGCGATGGCGGCTCTTTTTAACTTCTTCGGCGTTCTGTTGGGCGGTCTCAGCGTAGCTTATGCCATTGTGCATATGTTGCCGACCGACCTGCTGCTTAACATGGGTTCAGCACATGGCCTCGCCATGGTCTTCTCCATGCTGCTGGCGGCAATTATCTGGAACCTCGGCACCTGGTACTTCGGCCTTCCGGCCTCCAGCTCACACACCCTGATCGGCGCGATTATCGGTATTGGTTTAACCAATGCGCTGATGACCGGCACTTCGGTTGTGGACGCGCTGAATATCCCGAAAGTCATGGGTATTTTTGGCTCACTAATCATCTCGCCGATCGTTGGCCTGGTGGTTGCGGGCGGCCTGATTTTCATACTGCGTCGCTACTGGAGCGGAACCAAAAAACGTGCCCGTATCCACCTGACTCCTGCCGAACGTGAAAAGAAAGATGGCAAGAAAAAGCCGCCGTTCTGGACGCGTATCGCGCTGATTCTCTCCGCTATTGGCGTCGCCTTCTCGCACGGCGCCAACGATGGTCAGAAAGGCATTGGTCTGGTTATGCTGGTTCTGATTGGCGTTGCTCCGGCGGGCTTCGTCGTCAACATGAACGCTTCCGGCTACGAAATCACCCGTACTCGCGATGCGGTCAACAACGTGGAAACCTTCTTCCAGCAGCACCCCGATCTGTTGAAGAAAGCGACCGGCGCCGAGCAGCTCATTCCGTCTCCGGAAGCTGGCGCTGCCGCCAACGGCGAGTTTCACTGTCACCCGGCAAACACCATCAACGCGCTTGACCGCGTGAAGACAATGCTTGCGGGTACTGAAAGCTACGATACGCTCACCGTCGAGCAGCGTAGCCACCTGCGCCGTATTATGCTCTGCATCTCCGACACCACCGATAAAGTGGCGAAACTGCCGGAAGTGAGTGCCGACGATAAGCGTCTGCTGAAAAAGCTGAAAACCGATATGCTGAGCACCATCGAGTATGCACCGATCTGGATTATTATGGCGGTCGCTCTGGCATTGGGTATCGGCACCATGATCGGCTGGCGTCGCGTGGCGACCACCATTGGCGAGAAAATCGGTAAGAAAGGAATGACCTACGCGCAAGGTATGTCAGCCCAGATGACCGCAGCCGTATCGATTGGTCTGGCGAGCTATACCGGTATGCCGGTTTCCACCACCCACGTACTCTCATCGTCAGTGGCGGGGACTATGCTCGTTGATGGCGGCGGTCTGCAGAAGAAAACCGTCACCAGCATCCTGATGGCCTGGGTGCTCACCCTGCCCGCAGCGATTCTGCTGTCCGGCGCGCTGTACTGGATCTCGCTGCAGATTATCTAA
- a CDS encoding sigma 54-interacting transcriptional regulator codes for MKNNEIVIFSVSKTITQRIMNILIERELDIPVYEFRYSDVLDKANEMIQSGTKIIISRGGTAALLRSNISIPVIEIAHDFHGVYRILQQAKIKSQKIAAVGFPQFCNALRHYQNMTNEDFKICQVYNHNDIENVIKNLSENDYHTVIGGLTVAEMAKKYNLNALMGDTDNISIEQAINESFSLLKYINRESSRLIMSHAALNQAREGIMCIDQLGEIININAIGVELFQCQSGDKIFKKEAFKDIYASIINELDIKEQPIEINGITIFISLRHFSNRQISYSIITGLSQESTLWQNSISKKSKLRGFSTTWSFDDIIGQSQIMSEVIKKAKLCARHDLPVHILGETGTGKELFAQSIHHYSSRSHRPFIALNCAAIPESLLESELFGYAEGAFTHARKGGKPGVFEMAMNGTVFIDEISEAPLSVQVKLLRVLQEKQFSRLGGDMLITADFRLITASNKDLRDLVTNGEFRQDLYYRINILELKLPALHQRPGDIMLLIQHQLNQQGKQITFTPDAVDFLHSYRWPGNIRELQAVIYRLVVLVEMETVSKEVLQQISHISPAYHEDISPDASVGATDDETDLLKKQERLLIASVLAKTDGDRTRASVMLGISPTTLWRKLKQHNISGQD; via the coding sequence ATGAAGAATAATGAGATTGTCATTTTTTCAGTATCAAAAACAATAACCCAACGCATCATGAATATTCTTATTGAGCGAGAGCTTGATATTCCTGTGTATGAATTCCGTTATTCAGACGTTCTGGATAAAGCAAATGAGATGATCCAGTCCGGGACTAAAATCATTATTAGTCGAGGAGGTACTGCCGCACTTCTTCGTAGTAACATCAGTATTCCGGTTATTGAGATTGCCCATGATTTTCATGGCGTGTACAGAATTTTACAACAGGCAAAAATTAAATCACAAAAAATTGCTGCCGTTGGCTTTCCACAGTTTTGTAATGCCTTGCGGCATTACCAGAACATGACTAATGAAGACTTTAAAATTTGTCAGGTATATAACCATAATGATATTGAAAACGTTATAAAAAACCTTTCAGAAAATGATTACCACACCGTTATTGGCGGCCTTACGGTTGCCGAAATGGCTAAGAAATATAATCTCAATGCTCTTATGGGCGATACTGATAATATCTCGATTGAGCAGGCCATCAATGAGTCCTTCAGTCTGTTAAAATATATCAATCGTGAAAGCTCCAGGCTAATCATGAGCCACGCAGCGTTGAATCAGGCACGCGAGGGCATCATGTGCATCGATCAGCTGGGTGAAATTATTAATATTAACGCCATTGGCGTAGAGTTGTTCCAGTGTCAAAGCGGAGATAAAATATTCAAGAAAGAGGCCTTTAAAGACATCTACGCCAGTATTATTAATGAATTAGATATTAAAGAACAACCTATTGAAATTAACGGCATAACTATTTTTATTTCCTTACGCCATTTTTCCAACCGGCAGATATCTTACAGTATTATCACCGGATTAAGCCAGGAAAGTACGCTCTGGCAAAATAGTATTAGCAAAAAGAGTAAGCTTCGTGGCTTTTCCACCACCTGGTCTTTCGATGATATTATTGGCCAGTCGCAAATAATGAGTGAAGTTATTAAAAAAGCGAAACTCTGTGCACGACACGATCTTCCGGTTCATATTTTGGGTGAAACCGGCACAGGTAAAGAGCTCTTTGCCCAAAGTATTCATCACTATAGCTCCAGAAGCCATCGTCCTTTTATTGCGCTCAACTGTGCAGCGATTCCCGAAAGCCTTCTTGAAAGCGAACTTTTTGGCTATGCCGAAGGGGCATTTACTCACGCGCGCAAGGGAGGCAAGCCCGGCGTTTTTGAAATGGCGATGAACGGTACGGTGTTTATCGATGAAATCAGCGAAGCGCCGCTATCGGTACAGGTCAAACTGCTGCGCGTGTTGCAGGAAAAGCAGTTTTCTCGTTTGGGCGGCGATATGCTTATTACCGCAGATTTTCGTCTGATCACCGCCAGCAACAAAGATCTGCGCGATCTCGTGACCAACGGCGAGTTCAGGCAAGATCTGTACTACAGAATCAATATTCTTGAATTGAAGCTCCCGGCCCTGCATCAGCGTCCGGGAGATATCATGCTGTTGATTCAGCACCAGCTGAATCAACAGGGTAAGCAAATCACCTTTACCCCCGACGCGGTAGATTTTTTACATAGCTATCGCTGGCCCGGCAACATTCGCGAACTACAGGCAGTTATCTACAGGCTGGTCGTACTGGTGGAAATGGAAACGGTAAGCAAAGAGGTTTTGCAGCAAATCAGCCACATTTCACCCGCTTACCACGAAGATATATCTCCTGATGCAAGCGTCGGTGCGACGGATGATGAAACCGATCTGTTAAAAAAACAGGAAAGATTATTGATTGCCAGCGTGTTAGCGAAAACGGACGGAGACAGAACCAGAGCCTCAGTAATGCTGGGTATCAGCCCCACCACCCTGTGGCGTAAATTAAAGCAGCATAATATCAGCGGTCAGGACTAA
- the uspA gene encoding universal stress protein UspA translates to MAYKHILIAVDLSPESKVLVEKAVSMARPYNAKVSLIHVDVNYSDLYTGLIDVNLGDMQKRISEETHHALSELSTNAGYPITETLSGSGDLGQVLVDAIKKYDMDLVVCGHHQDFWSKLMSSARQLINTVHVDMLIVPLRDEEEE, encoded by the coding sequence ATGGCTTACAAACATATCCTTATTGCAGTAGACCTGTCCCCGGAAAGCAAAGTACTGGTAGAAAAAGCCGTTTCTATGGCCCGTCCCTACAATGCAAAAGTGTCCTTGATCCACGTTGATGTGAATTACTCCGATCTATACACCGGCCTTATCGATGTTAATCTTGGCGACATGCAGAAGCGCATCTCCGAAGAGACTCATCACGCGTTAAGCGAACTGTCTACTAACGCTGGCTATCCGATCACCGAGACCCTGAGCGGCAGCGGCGATCTCGGCCAGGTCCTGGTCGATGCGATTAAGAAATATGATATGGACCTCGTGGTTTGCGGTCACCACCAGGACTTCTGGAGCAAACTGATGTCCTCCGCGCGTCAGCTAATCAATACCGTACACGTCGACATGCTGATTGTCCCGCTGCGCGACGAAGAAGAGGAATAA
- the rsmJ gene encoding 16S rRNA (guanine(1516)-N(2))-methyltransferase RsmJ yields the protein MKISLIDETGAGDGALSVLAARWGLEQDDGNLMALVLTPERLELRKRDEPKLGGIFVDFVGGAMAHRRRFGGGRGEAVAKAVGIKGDYLPDVVDATAGLGRDAFVLASVGCRVRMLERNPVVAALLDDGLARGYADAEIGPWLQERLQLIHASSLTALTDITPRPQVVYLDPMFPHKQKSALVKKEMRVFQSLVGPDLDADGLLEPARQLATKRVVVKRPDYAPPLADVATPNAVVTKGHRFDIYAGTAVEPQSGHVSD from the coding sequence GTGAAAATCTCCTTAATAGATGAAACGGGCGCCGGAGACGGCGCCTTATCTGTTCTTGCCGCCCGCTGGGGGCTGGAGCAGGACGACGGCAACCTGATGGCGCTGGTGTTGACGCCGGAGCGTCTGGAACTGCGCAAGCGAGATGAACCGAAGCTTGGTGGCATCTTTGTTGATTTTGTCGGCGGAGCGATGGCCCACCGGCGCAGGTTCGGCGGCGGCCGAGGCGAGGCGGTGGCAAAAGCGGTGGGCATCAAAGGCGACTACCTGCCGGATGTGGTCGATGCGACCGCCGGCCTGGGAAGGGATGCTTTTGTTCTTGCCTCCGTAGGCTGTCGCGTGCGGATGCTGGAACGTAACCCGGTGGTTGCCGCACTGCTCGACGACGGCCTAGCGCGCGGCTATGCCGATGCGGAAATCGGCCCGTGGTTGCAGGAGCGGTTGCAGCTGATCCACGCTTCCAGCCTGACGGCGCTGACCGATATCACCCCGCGCCCGCAGGTGGTGTATCTCGATCCGATGTTTCCGCATAAACAGAAAAGCGCGCTGGTGAAGAAAGAGATGCGGGTATTCCAGTCGCTGGTGGGGCCGGATTTAGACGCTGACGGTCTGCTGGAACCCGCGCGTCAGCTGGCAACCAAACGCGTGGTGGTTAAGCGTCCGGACTACGCGCCGCCGTTGGCGGATGTCGCGACTCCCAACGCGGTGGTGACCAAAGGCCACCGGTTTGATATTTACGCCGGAACGGCGGTTGAGCCGCAATCCGGGCATGTTTCTGACTGA
- the uspB gene encoding universal stress protein UspB — MISTIALFWALCIVCVVNMARYFSSLRALLVVLRGCDPLLYQYVDGGGFFTSHGQPSKQMRLVWYIYAQRYRDHHDDEFIRRCERVRRQFILTSALCGLVMVSMIALIIWH; from the coding sequence ATGATCAGCACTATCGCGCTGTTTTGGGCCCTGTGTATCGTATGTGTAGTGAATATGGCACGCTACTTCTCGTCGCTGCGTGCATTGCTTGTTGTGCTACGTGGTTGTGACCCTTTGCTCTATCAATATGTCGATGGCGGCGGTTTTTTTACGTCGCATGGGCAGCCCAGCAAACAGATGCGCCTGGTGTGGTATATCTACGCTCAGCGCTACCGCGATCACCACGATGATGAGTTTATCCGTCGCTGTGAGCGGGTTCGTCGGCAGTTTATTCTCACCAGCGCGCTATGCGGCCTGGTTATGGTGAGCATGATAGCCCTCATTATCTGGCACTAG